Part of the Rhodohalobacter sp. 614A genome is shown below.
TGGTTTAAAGGAAAAGTTCGCATCGCATATCTTGAAGTAAGAGACCAGATTGCACGGCTGAATTCCTTTGTACAAGAGCATATCAATGGAATGTCAGTTGTACAACTCTTTAACCGTGAGAAGAAAGAGAAGCAAAAATTTATTGATATCAATGCAGATCACAGGAAAGCTCACATTTCTACAATCTTTTACTTCTCCATATTCTGGCCGGTGATTGAGGTTCTTGCCAGCCTCGCCATGGCCCTGGTGGTTTGGTATGGAGGCGCACGGGCTTTGATGGGGGACGTGACGTTTGGGGTGCTCCTGGCTTTTATTCAATATGTGCGCCAGTTCTTTAACCCGATCAGAGGTCTCTCTGAAAAGTACAATACACTTCAATCTGCGTTGGCTTCCTCCGAACGGATTTTCAATGTTCTTGATACTCCAAAGAAAATTGCTGAACCGGATCAAGAAACCTCGATCAAGGATTTCAAGGGAGAAATTGAATTTCAGGATGTTTCTTTCCGATATAATGAAGACGAAGAACTGATTATAGACGATGTGTCTTTTAATGTGAAACCCGGTGAACTACTCGCAATTGTGGGTGCAACCGGTGCAGGAAAAACAACCATCATAAATTTGTTGCTCAGATTTTATGATATCCAGAAAGGAAAAATTCTTTTGGATGGAACAAATATTCGAGATCTGTCTCTTAAAGATTTACGGTCCCAGTTTGCACTCGTTCTTCAGGACAATGCCCTTTTTTCAGGAAGTGTTTTAGAGAACATTACTTTGGGGCATGAAGAAATTACACGAGAACAGGTAATAGAAGCAGCAAAAGAAGTGGAAGCGCATCAGTTTATAAAAAAATTACCGGGTACGTATGATTTCGTACTTAGAGAGCGTGGTGCTTCGTTATCTATGGGACAAAGGCAATTGATTTGTTTTGTACGAGCTATGGTTTATGATCCAAAAATTTTAATCCTTGATGAAGCCACTTCCAGTGTTGATTCCGAAACCGAAGAGCTTGTTTCCCGTGCCTGTAAAAAGATGATGCAAGGCAGAACATCCATTGTTATTGCTCACAGATTATCGACAATTCAAGGTGCAGACAAGATCTTGGTTA
Proteins encoded:
- a CDS encoding ABC transporter ATP-binding protein, coding for MRSKSETKAVDSILIRRLYYFFKPYRWWAILAIVLTLSAAYLGTVQPKLTQIAVDEHITNGDVDGLMWIILLIVCALVGEFLILILNTYITRWFGQGVLYRLRNAVFEKIQSLHVQFFDKNPIGRLITRTTSDIEALSELLSDGIVNMIGDLFRIFFILYFMLTMSWELTIVSILVLPVLFYATFWFKGKVRIAYLEVRDQIARLNSFVQEHINGMSVVQLFNREKKEKQKFIDINADHRKAHISTIFYFSIFWPVIEVLASLAMALVVWYGGARALMGDVTFGVLLAFIQYVRQFFNPIRGLSEKYNTLQSALASSERIFNVLDTPKKIAEPDQETSIKDFKGEIEFQDVSFRYNEDEELIIDDVSFNVKPGELLAIVGATGAGKTTIINLLLRFYDIQKGKILLDGTNIRDLSLKDLRSQFALVLQDNALFSGSVLENITLGHEEITREQVIEAAKEVEAHQFIKKLPGTYDFVLRERGASLSMGQRQLICFVRAMVYDPKILILDEATSSVDSETEELVSRACKKMMQGRTSIVIAHRLSTIQGADKILVMHKGQIRETGNHHQLIQKEGGIYRKLYELQYRDQAINSNTIA